A single Oryctolagus cuniculus chromosome 18, mOryCun1.1, whole genome shotgun sequence DNA region contains:
- the LOC100354484 gene encoding inactive serine/threonine-protein kinase TEX14 isoform X4 — translation MPSPPHRFPVELGSVRGSDALVGRLHRLAMAGGPGWGLAKLLRRVVQVDSENSAGQTGLFLSALLGHSSAVQLLLAFGANPNHRCLDGSTPVHAGAFSGHSLVVLHLLQAGGDLRLRDQRGRTPRDWAEWGGAKQCWEVLELMQLCRAHMWALLSGSEVAPAASLGLLHASPGLGLCGSLSSLWHTDRMLRPEQMRRAPQAPALGFGQLSNLQPPGLVTGVPLVDPKELLPAQGEPDRTYEGSSHTLMANLLWRGHPVTVRQLKGPGTRPDVLLADLQHCSSLHHPNLLLLMALSPSADLSGLCLLFEPVWLGSLHGVLHPQGPNKEGPRAVPGLLPGRLLLQVLEALLFLQARWWAHGGLSSHAVQLVRPGLAKVSSLEHGRPLQRRWLQPRLQQGSPLGGQGPGLPPPPELYPWLPLELIRGDTPAATSDLYSFCILAQEVFTGELPWAGREGPEVKAKLEAGEGPALDPLVPVPYQALIQAGLGLSPADRCGSLQSTRYLLREALAQVSAPEVTSPMKGSTLSPAAQDLSPEKLYYEVDLRAQTTVMPPDPILTRALSTELTGESLFSSLQNMDLLEEIMAELHSGHHLGDQPASASLPEPTAPSANVAPRSLPGATPHRLPQRK, via the exons TTGTGCAGGTGGACAGTGAGAACTCCGCTGGGCAAACGGGGCTCTTCCTCTCAGCGTTGCTGGGCCACAGCTCTGCCGTGCAGCTCCTGCTGGCCTTCGGTGCCAACCCCAACCA CCGCTGCCTGGACGGCAGCACACCCGTGCACGCGGGTGCCTTCTCCGGCCACAGTCTGGtggtgctgcacctgctgcaggcagggggcGACCTGCGGCTGCGGGACCAGCGGGGCCGCACACCCCGAGACTGGGCTGAGTGGGGTGGTGCCAAGCAGTGCTGGGAG GTGCTGGAGCTGATGCAGCTCTGCCGTGCCCACATGTGGGCCCTGCTGAGCGGCAGTGAGGTGGCACCTGCGGCATCCCTGGGCCTGTTGCATGCCAGCCCTGGGCTCGGCCTGTGTGGCTCCCTGTCCTCACTGTGGCACACAGACAG GATGCTGAGGCCAGAGCAGATGAGGAGAGCCCCCCAAGCCCCAGCCTTGGGATTCGGCCAG CTGAGCAACCTGCAGCCACCGGGGCTGGTAACAGGCGTGCCCCTCGTGGACCCCAAGGAGCTGCTGCCCGCCCAGGGCGAGCCTGACCGCACCTATGAGGGCAGCTCCCACACCCTCATGGCCAA CCTCCTGTGGAGGGGCCATCCAGTGACCGTGCGGCAGCTGAAGGGCCCTGGGACCCGGCCTGATGTGCTGTTGGCTGacctccagcactgcag ctctcTGCACCACCCCAACCTGTTGCTGCTGATGGCACTGAGCCCCTCGGCAGACCTGTCTGGGCTGTGCCTTCTCTTTGAGCCTGTGTGGCTGGGTTCCCTGCACGGGGTGCTGCACCCACAGGGACCGAACAAGGAGGGGCCACGAGCTGTGCCAGGCCTGCTGCCCGGACGCttgctgctgcaggtgctggaGGCCCTGCTGTTCCTGCAAGCCCGCTGGTGGGCGCACGGCGGCCTCAGCTCCCATGCTGTGCAGCTGGTGCGGCCAGGCCTGGCGAAGGTGAGCAGCCTGGAGCACGGGCGCCCACTGCAGCGACGCTGGCTGCAGCCCAG GCTGCAGCAGGGCTCCCCTTTGGGAGGGCaaggcccagggctgcccccaccccctgagCTGTACCCATGGCTGCCACTGGAGCTGATCCGCGGGGACACGCCTGCCGCCACCTCGGACCTCTACAGCTTCTGCATCCTGGCCCAGGAGGTCTTCACTG GAGAGCTGCCGTGGGCTGGGAGAGAGGGCCCTGAGGTGAAGGCTAAGTtggaggcaggggagggcccGGCCCTGGACCCCCTGGTGCCAGTCCCCTACCAGGCTCTGattcaggctgggctgggcctaagTCCTGCTGACCGCTGCGGTAGCCTGCAGAGCACTCGGTACCTGCTGCGGGAGGCCTTGGCCCAG GTCTCAGCTCCTGAGGTGACTTCCCCAATGAAGGGGAGCACACTGTCACCTGCAGCCCAGGATTTATCACCAG AGAAACTGTACTATGAAGTGGATCTCAGAGCCCAGACCACAGTGATGCCCCCAGACCCCATCCTGACCCGG GCCCTGAGCACTGAGCTGACCGGAGAGAGTCTCTTCTCCAGCCTGCAGAA CATGGACCTGCTGGAGGAGATCATGGCGGAGCTGCACAGTGGGCACCACCTCGGGGACCAGCCCGCCTCGGCCTCGCTCCCGGAGCCCACGGCCCCCTCTGCGAATGTCGCCCCTCGGAGCCTCCCAGGAGCGACTCCCCACCGCCTGCCCCAGAGGAAGTAA
- the LOC100354484 gene encoding inactive serine/threonine-protein kinase TEX14 isoform X1, with protein sequence MPSPPHRFPVELGSVRGSDALVGRLHRLAMAGGPGWGLAKLLRRVVQVDSENSAGQTGLFLSALLGHSSAVQLLLAFGANPNHRCLDGSTPVHAGAFSGHSLVVLHLLQAGGDLRLRDQRGRTPRDWAEWGGAKQCWEVLELMQLCRAHMWALLSGSEVAPAASLGLLHASPGLGLCGSLSSLWHTDRMLRPEQMRRAPQAPALGFGQLSNLQPPGLVTGVPLVDPKELLPAQGEPDRTYEGSSHTLMANLLWRGHPVTVRQLKGPGTRPDVLLADLQHCSSLHHPNLLLLMALSPSADLSGLCLLFEPVWLGSLHGVLHPQGPNKEGPRAVPGLLPGRLLLQVLEALLFLQARWWAHGGLSSHAVQLVRPGLAKVSSLEHGRPLQRRWLQPRLQQGSPLGGQGPGLPPPPELYPWLPLELIRGDTPAATSDLYSFCILAQEVFTGELPWAGREGPEVKAKLEAGEGPALDPLVPVPYQALIQAGLGLSPADRCGSLQSTRYLLREALAQVSAPEVTSPMKGSTLSPAAQDLSPEKLYYEVDLRAQTTVMPPDPILTRAAKTPTVVGHSRVQRGEAWGSGSSLALCSSPSPSPSPTARASLHCCLEPSSTALSTELTGESLFSSLQNMDLLEEIMAELHSGHHLGDQPASASLPEPTAPSANVAPRSLPGATPHRLPQRK encoded by the exons TTGTGCAGGTGGACAGTGAGAACTCCGCTGGGCAAACGGGGCTCTTCCTCTCAGCGTTGCTGGGCCACAGCTCTGCCGTGCAGCTCCTGCTGGCCTTCGGTGCCAACCCCAACCA CCGCTGCCTGGACGGCAGCACACCCGTGCACGCGGGTGCCTTCTCCGGCCACAGTCTGGtggtgctgcacctgctgcaggcagggggcGACCTGCGGCTGCGGGACCAGCGGGGCCGCACACCCCGAGACTGGGCTGAGTGGGGTGGTGCCAAGCAGTGCTGGGAG GTGCTGGAGCTGATGCAGCTCTGCCGTGCCCACATGTGGGCCCTGCTGAGCGGCAGTGAGGTGGCACCTGCGGCATCCCTGGGCCTGTTGCATGCCAGCCCTGGGCTCGGCCTGTGTGGCTCCCTGTCCTCACTGTGGCACACAGACAG GATGCTGAGGCCAGAGCAGATGAGGAGAGCCCCCCAAGCCCCAGCCTTGGGATTCGGCCAG CTGAGCAACCTGCAGCCACCGGGGCTGGTAACAGGCGTGCCCCTCGTGGACCCCAAGGAGCTGCTGCCCGCCCAGGGCGAGCCTGACCGCACCTATGAGGGCAGCTCCCACACCCTCATGGCCAA CCTCCTGTGGAGGGGCCATCCAGTGACCGTGCGGCAGCTGAAGGGCCCTGGGACCCGGCCTGATGTGCTGTTGGCTGacctccagcactgcag ctctcTGCACCACCCCAACCTGTTGCTGCTGATGGCACTGAGCCCCTCGGCAGACCTGTCTGGGCTGTGCCTTCTCTTTGAGCCTGTGTGGCTGGGTTCCCTGCACGGGGTGCTGCACCCACAGGGACCGAACAAGGAGGGGCCACGAGCTGTGCCAGGCCTGCTGCCCGGACGCttgctgctgcaggtgctggaGGCCCTGCTGTTCCTGCAAGCCCGCTGGTGGGCGCACGGCGGCCTCAGCTCCCATGCTGTGCAGCTGGTGCGGCCAGGCCTGGCGAAGGTGAGCAGCCTGGAGCACGGGCGCCCACTGCAGCGACGCTGGCTGCAGCCCAG GCTGCAGCAGGGCTCCCCTTTGGGAGGGCaaggcccagggctgcccccaccccctgagCTGTACCCATGGCTGCCACTGGAGCTGATCCGCGGGGACACGCCTGCCGCCACCTCGGACCTCTACAGCTTCTGCATCCTGGCCCAGGAGGTCTTCACTG GAGAGCTGCCGTGGGCTGGGAGAGAGGGCCCTGAGGTGAAGGCTAAGTtggaggcaggggagggcccGGCCCTGGACCCCCTGGTGCCAGTCCCCTACCAGGCTCTGattcaggctgggctgggcctaagTCCTGCTGACCGCTGCGGTAGCCTGCAGAGCACTCGGTACCTGCTGCGGGAGGCCTTGGCCCAG GTCTCAGCTCCTGAGGTGACTTCCCCAATGAAGGGGAGCACACTGTCACCTGCAGCCCAGGATTTATCACCAG AGAAACTGTACTATGAAGTGGATCTCAGAGCCCAGACCACAGTGATGCCCCCAGACCCCATCCTGACCCGG GCCGCGAAGACTCCCACAGTTGTGGGCCACAGCAGGGTCCAGAGGGGCGAAGCCTGGGGCTCAGGCAGTAGCTTGGCTCtgtgcagcagccccagccccagccccagccccacagccagggccagcctgCACTGCTGCCTGGAGCCCAGCTCAACA GCCCTGAGCACTGAGCTGACCGGAGAGAGTCTCTTCTCCAGCCTGCAGAA CATGGACCTGCTGGAGGAGATCATGGCGGAGCTGCACAGTGGGCACCACCTCGGGGACCAGCCCGCCTCGGCCTCGCTCCCGGAGCCCACGGCCCCCTCTGCGAATGTCGCCCCTCGGAGCCTCCCAGGAGCGACTCCCCACCGCCTGCCCCAGAGGAAGTAA
- the LOC100354484 gene encoding inactive serine/threonine-protein kinase TEX14 isoform X3, giving the protein MPSPPHRFPVELGSVRGSDALVGRLHRLAMAGGPGWGLAKLLRRVVQVDSENSAGQTGLFLSALLGHSSAVQLLLAFGANPNHRCLDGSTPVHAGAFSGHSLVVLHLLQAGGDLRLRDQRGRTPRDWAEWGGAKQCWEVLELMQLCRAHMWALLSGSEVAPAASLGLLHASPGLGLCGSLSSLWHTDRMLRPEQMRRAPQAPALGFGQLSNLQPPGLVTGVPLVDPKELLPAQGEPDRTYEGSSHTLMANLLWRGHPVTVRQLKGPGTRPDVLLADLQHCSSLHHPNLLLLMALSPSADLSGLCLLFEPVWLGSLHGVLHPQGPNKEGPRAVPGLLPGRLLLQVLEALLFLQARWWAHGGLSSHAVQLVRPGLAKVSSLEHGRPLQRRWLQPRLQQGSPLGGQGPGLPPPPELYPWLPLELIRGDTPAATSDLYSFCILAQEVFTGELPWAGREGPEVKAKLEAGEGPALDPLVPVPYQALIQAGLGLSPADRCGSLQSTRYLLREALAQVSAPEVTSPMKGSTLSPAAQDLSPEKLYYEVDLRAQTTVMPPDPILTRAAKTPTVVGHSRVQRGEAWGSGSSLALCSSPSPSPSPTARASLHCCLEPSSTGPALHASLQEAASPLGIQSSVEQFERKFSAKIQALQGLLPLTHRAAPLDPQPCPEH; this is encoded by the exons TTGTGCAGGTGGACAGTGAGAACTCCGCTGGGCAAACGGGGCTCTTCCTCTCAGCGTTGCTGGGCCACAGCTCTGCCGTGCAGCTCCTGCTGGCCTTCGGTGCCAACCCCAACCA CCGCTGCCTGGACGGCAGCACACCCGTGCACGCGGGTGCCTTCTCCGGCCACAGTCTGGtggtgctgcacctgctgcaggcagggggcGACCTGCGGCTGCGGGACCAGCGGGGCCGCACACCCCGAGACTGGGCTGAGTGGGGTGGTGCCAAGCAGTGCTGGGAG GTGCTGGAGCTGATGCAGCTCTGCCGTGCCCACATGTGGGCCCTGCTGAGCGGCAGTGAGGTGGCACCTGCGGCATCCCTGGGCCTGTTGCATGCCAGCCCTGGGCTCGGCCTGTGTGGCTCCCTGTCCTCACTGTGGCACACAGACAG GATGCTGAGGCCAGAGCAGATGAGGAGAGCCCCCCAAGCCCCAGCCTTGGGATTCGGCCAG CTGAGCAACCTGCAGCCACCGGGGCTGGTAACAGGCGTGCCCCTCGTGGACCCCAAGGAGCTGCTGCCCGCCCAGGGCGAGCCTGACCGCACCTATGAGGGCAGCTCCCACACCCTCATGGCCAA CCTCCTGTGGAGGGGCCATCCAGTGACCGTGCGGCAGCTGAAGGGCCCTGGGACCCGGCCTGATGTGCTGTTGGCTGacctccagcactgcag ctctcTGCACCACCCCAACCTGTTGCTGCTGATGGCACTGAGCCCCTCGGCAGACCTGTCTGGGCTGTGCCTTCTCTTTGAGCCTGTGTGGCTGGGTTCCCTGCACGGGGTGCTGCACCCACAGGGACCGAACAAGGAGGGGCCACGAGCTGTGCCAGGCCTGCTGCCCGGACGCttgctgctgcaggtgctggaGGCCCTGCTGTTCCTGCAAGCCCGCTGGTGGGCGCACGGCGGCCTCAGCTCCCATGCTGTGCAGCTGGTGCGGCCAGGCCTGGCGAAGGTGAGCAGCCTGGAGCACGGGCGCCCACTGCAGCGACGCTGGCTGCAGCCCAG GCTGCAGCAGGGCTCCCCTTTGGGAGGGCaaggcccagggctgcccccaccccctgagCTGTACCCATGGCTGCCACTGGAGCTGATCCGCGGGGACACGCCTGCCGCCACCTCGGACCTCTACAGCTTCTGCATCCTGGCCCAGGAGGTCTTCACTG GAGAGCTGCCGTGGGCTGGGAGAGAGGGCCCTGAGGTGAAGGCTAAGTtggaggcaggggagggcccGGCCCTGGACCCCCTGGTGCCAGTCCCCTACCAGGCTCTGattcaggctgggctgggcctaagTCCTGCTGACCGCTGCGGTAGCCTGCAGAGCACTCGGTACCTGCTGCGGGAGGCCTTGGCCCAG GTCTCAGCTCCTGAGGTGACTTCCCCAATGAAGGGGAGCACACTGTCACCTGCAGCCCAGGATTTATCACCAG AGAAACTGTACTATGAAGTGGATCTCAGAGCCCAGACCACAGTGATGCCCCCAGACCCCATCCTGACCCGG GCCGCGAAGACTCCCACAGTTGTGGGCCACAGCAGGGTCCAGAGGGGCGAAGCCTGGGGCTCAGGCAGTAGCTTGGCTCtgtgcagcagccccagccccagccccagccccacagccagggccagcctgCACTGCTGCCTGGAGCCCAGCTCAACA ggccctgccctgcacgCCAGCCTTCAGGAAGCAGCCTCCCCGCTGGGGATCCAGAGCTCTGTGGAGCAGTTTGAGAGGAAGTTCTCAGCCAAGATCCAAGCCCTGCAGGGGCTGCTGCCGCTCACACACAGGGCTGCCCCGCTGGACCCCCAGCCCT GCCCTGAGCACTGA
- the LOC100354484 gene encoding inactive serine/threonine-protein kinase TEX14 isoform X6 → MPSPPHRFPVELGSVRGSDALVGRLHRLAMAGGPGWGLAKLLRRVVQVDSENSAGQTGLFLSALLGHSSAVQLLLAFGANPNHRCLDGSTPVHAGAFSGHSLVVLHLLQAGGDLRLRDQRGRTPRDWAEWGGAKQCWEVLELMQLCRAHMWALLSGSEVAPAASLGLLHASPGLGLCGSLSSLWHTDRMLRPEQMRRAPQAPALGFGQLSNLQPPGLVTGVPLVDPKELLPAQGEPDRTYEGSSHTLMANLLWRGHPVTVRQLKGPGTRPDVLLADLQHCSSLHHPNLLLLMALSPSADLSGLCLLFEPVWLGSLHGVLHPQGPNKEGPRAVPGLLPGRLLLQVLEALLFLQARWWAHGGLSSHAVQLVRPGLAKVSSLEHGRPLQRRWLQPRLQQGSPLGGQGPGLPPPPELYPWLPLELIRGDTPAATSDLYSFCILAQEVFTGELPWAGREGPEVKAKLEAGEGPALDPLVPVPYQALIQAGLGLSPADRCGSLQSTRYLLREALAQVSAPEVTSPMKGSTLSPAAQDLSPGPEH, encoded by the exons TTGTGCAGGTGGACAGTGAGAACTCCGCTGGGCAAACGGGGCTCTTCCTCTCAGCGTTGCTGGGCCACAGCTCTGCCGTGCAGCTCCTGCTGGCCTTCGGTGCCAACCCCAACCA CCGCTGCCTGGACGGCAGCACACCCGTGCACGCGGGTGCCTTCTCCGGCCACAGTCTGGtggtgctgcacctgctgcaggcagggggcGACCTGCGGCTGCGGGACCAGCGGGGCCGCACACCCCGAGACTGGGCTGAGTGGGGTGGTGCCAAGCAGTGCTGGGAG GTGCTGGAGCTGATGCAGCTCTGCCGTGCCCACATGTGGGCCCTGCTGAGCGGCAGTGAGGTGGCACCTGCGGCATCCCTGGGCCTGTTGCATGCCAGCCCTGGGCTCGGCCTGTGTGGCTCCCTGTCCTCACTGTGGCACACAGACAG GATGCTGAGGCCAGAGCAGATGAGGAGAGCCCCCCAAGCCCCAGCCTTGGGATTCGGCCAG CTGAGCAACCTGCAGCCACCGGGGCTGGTAACAGGCGTGCCCCTCGTGGACCCCAAGGAGCTGCTGCCCGCCCAGGGCGAGCCTGACCGCACCTATGAGGGCAGCTCCCACACCCTCATGGCCAA CCTCCTGTGGAGGGGCCATCCAGTGACCGTGCGGCAGCTGAAGGGCCCTGGGACCCGGCCTGATGTGCTGTTGGCTGacctccagcactgcag ctctcTGCACCACCCCAACCTGTTGCTGCTGATGGCACTGAGCCCCTCGGCAGACCTGTCTGGGCTGTGCCTTCTCTTTGAGCCTGTGTGGCTGGGTTCCCTGCACGGGGTGCTGCACCCACAGGGACCGAACAAGGAGGGGCCACGAGCTGTGCCAGGCCTGCTGCCCGGACGCttgctgctgcaggtgctggaGGCCCTGCTGTTCCTGCAAGCCCGCTGGTGGGCGCACGGCGGCCTCAGCTCCCATGCTGTGCAGCTGGTGCGGCCAGGCCTGGCGAAGGTGAGCAGCCTGGAGCACGGGCGCCCACTGCAGCGACGCTGGCTGCAGCCCAG GCTGCAGCAGGGCTCCCCTTTGGGAGGGCaaggcccagggctgcccccaccccctgagCTGTACCCATGGCTGCCACTGGAGCTGATCCGCGGGGACACGCCTGCCGCCACCTCGGACCTCTACAGCTTCTGCATCCTGGCCCAGGAGGTCTTCACTG GAGAGCTGCCGTGGGCTGGGAGAGAGGGCCCTGAGGTGAAGGCTAAGTtggaggcaggggagggcccGGCCCTGGACCCCCTGGTGCCAGTCCCCTACCAGGCTCTGattcaggctgggctgggcctaagTCCTGCTGACCGCTGCGGTAGCCTGCAGAGCACTCGGTACCTGCTGCGGGAGGCCTTGGCCCAG GTCTCAGCTCCTGAGGTGACTTCCCCAATGAAGGGGAGCACACTGTCACCTGCAGCCCAGGATTTATCACCAG GCCCTGAGCACTGA
- the LOC100354484 gene encoding inactive serine/threonine-protein kinase TEX14 isoform X2, whose product MPSPPHRFPVELGSVRGSDALVGRLHRLAMAGGPGWGLAKLLRRVVQVDSENSAGQTGLFLSALLGHSSAVQLLLAFGANPNHRCLDGSTPVHAGAFSGHSLVVLHLLQAGGDLRLRDQRGRTPRDWAEWGGAKQCWEVLELMQLCRAHMWALLSGSEVAPAASLGLLHASPGLGLCGSLSSLWHTDRMLRPEQMRRAPQAPALGFGQLSNLQPPGLVTGVPLVDPKELLPAQGEPDRTYEGSSHTLMANLLWRGHPVTVRQLKGPGTRPDVLLADLQHCSSLHHPNLLLLMALSPSADLSGLCLLFEPVWLGSLHGVLHPQGPNKEGPRAVPGLLPGRLLLQVLEALLFLQARWWAHGGLSSHAVQLVRPGLAKVSSLEHGRPLQRRWLQPRLQQGSPLGGQGPGLPPPPELYPWLPLELIRGDTPAATSDLYSFCILAQEVFTGELPWAGREGPEVKAKLEAGEGPALDPLVPVPYQALIQAGLGLSPADRCGSLQSTRYLLREALAQVSAPEVTSPMKGSTLSPAAQDLSPEKLYYEVDLRAQTTVMPPDPILTRAAKTPTVVGHSRVQRGEAWGSGSSLALCSSPSPSPSPTARASLHCCLEPSSTGPALHASLQEAASPLGIQSSVEQFERKFSAKIQALQGLLPLTHRAAPLDPQPCELTRREAPTP is encoded by the exons TTGTGCAGGTGGACAGTGAGAACTCCGCTGGGCAAACGGGGCTCTTCCTCTCAGCGTTGCTGGGCCACAGCTCTGCCGTGCAGCTCCTGCTGGCCTTCGGTGCCAACCCCAACCA CCGCTGCCTGGACGGCAGCACACCCGTGCACGCGGGTGCCTTCTCCGGCCACAGTCTGGtggtgctgcacctgctgcaggcagggggcGACCTGCGGCTGCGGGACCAGCGGGGCCGCACACCCCGAGACTGGGCTGAGTGGGGTGGTGCCAAGCAGTGCTGGGAG GTGCTGGAGCTGATGCAGCTCTGCCGTGCCCACATGTGGGCCCTGCTGAGCGGCAGTGAGGTGGCACCTGCGGCATCCCTGGGCCTGTTGCATGCCAGCCCTGGGCTCGGCCTGTGTGGCTCCCTGTCCTCACTGTGGCACACAGACAG GATGCTGAGGCCAGAGCAGATGAGGAGAGCCCCCCAAGCCCCAGCCTTGGGATTCGGCCAG CTGAGCAACCTGCAGCCACCGGGGCTGGTAACAGGCGTGCCCCTCGTGGACCCCAAGGAGCTGCTGCCCGCCCAGGGCGAGCCTGACCGCACCTATGAGGGCAGCTCCCACACCCTCATGGCCAA CCTCCTGTGGAGGGGCCATCCAGTGACCGTGCGGCAGCTGAAGGGCCCTGGGACCCGGCCTGATGTGCTGTTGGCTGacctccagcactgcag ctctcTGCACCACCCCAACCTGTTGCTGCTGATGGCACTGAGCCCCTCGGCAGACCTGTCTGGGCTGTGCCTTCTCTTTGAGCCTGTGTGGCTGGGTTCCCTGCACGGGGTGCTGCACCCACAGGGACCGAACAAGGAGGGGCCACGAGCTGTGCCAGGCCTGCTGCCCGGACGCttgctgctgcaggtgctggaGGCCCTGCTGTTCCTGCAAGCCCGCTGGTGGGCGCACGGCGGCCTCAGCTCCCATGCTGTGCAGCTGGTGCGGCCAGGCCTGGCGAAGGTGAGCAGCCTGGAGCACGGGCGCCCACTGCAGCGACGCTGGCTGCAGCCCAG GCTGCAGCAGGGCTCCCCTTTGGGAGGGCaaggcccagggctgcccccaccccctgagCTGTACCCATGGCTGCCACTGGAGCTGATCCGCGGGGACACGCCTGCCGCCACCTCGGACCTCTACAGCTTCTGCATCCTGGCCCAGGAGGTCTTCACTG GAGAGCTGCCGTGGGCTGGGAGAGAGGGCCCTGAGGTGAAGGCTAAGTtggaggcaggggagggcccGGCCCTGGACCCCCTGGTGCCAGTCCCCTACCAGGCTCTGattcaggctgggctgggcctaagTCCTGCTGACCGCTGCGGTAGCCTGCAGAGCACTCGGTACCTGCTGCGGGAGGCCTTGGCCCAG GTCTCAGCTCCTGAGGTGACTTCCCCAATGAAGGGGAGCACACTGTCACCTGCAGCCCAGGATTTATCACCAG AGAAACTGTACTATGAAGTGGATCTCAGAGCCCAGACCACAGTGATGCCCCCAGACCCCATCCTGACCCGG GCCGCGAAGACTCCCACAGTTGTGGGCCACAGCAGGGTCCAGAGGGGCGAAGCCTGGGGCTCAGGCAGTAGCTTGGCTCtgtgcagcagccccagccccagccccagccccacagccagggccagcctgCACTGCTGCCTGGAGCCCAGCTCAACA ggccctgccctgcacgCCAGCCTTCAGGAAGCAGCCTCCCCGCTGGGGATCCAGAGCTCTGTGGAGCAGTTTGAGAGGAAGTTCTCAGCCAAGATCCAAGCCCTGCAGGGGCTGCTGCCGCTCACACACAGGGCTGCCCCGCTGGACCCCCAGCCCTGTGAGCTGACCCGCAGGGAGGCTCCCACACCCTGA